A window of the Arachis duranensis cultivar V14167 chromosome 5, aradu.V14167.gnm2.J7QH, whole genome shotgun sequence genome harbors these coding sequences:
- the LOC107489426 gene encoding protein SPIRAL1-like 1: protein MGRGVSSGGGQSSLGYLFGSGEGEALKPAPKNSQPEAQTVNDVPPPKPAPPKITIDPNKPAGINSNSIDGQNTGNFITDRPSTKVHAAPGGGSSLGYLFGGPGDAK, encoded by the exons ATGGGTCGTGGAGTTAGCAGTGGCGGCGGGCAAAGTTCATTAGGTTATCTTTTTGGTAGCGGAGAGGGAGAGGCCCTGAAACCAGCACCAAAAAATAGCCAACCTGAAGCACAGACCGTAAATGATGTGCCTCCTCCTAAGCCAGCACCTCCTAAAATAACAATAGACCCAAACAAGCCTGCTGGTATCAATAGCAATTCTATAGATGGCCAGAATACGGGCAACTTCATCACG GACCGACCTTCGACCAAGGTCCATGCTGCCCCTGGCGGGGGCTCCTCTCTGGGTTACCTCTTTGGTGGACCAGGTGATGCAAAATGA